The genomic window cgtcCGTTAACCCATGTGCATAAAGATCAGTTAAAATAGcagtttttatagaattagCAGATGTATTTTgaacttcaataatattaaaaaagtatgtaaTCACATCATTGTTATTGGATACAGCAGATCTCAAACAAATAACCAACATACTCTTTTGGCTTAACGTTGTAGACTCgtcaacaataatacatatttttcttttgttatgCAAAAGGTCAAGACATAGTTTCTTTCGCATTTCAAATGTTATATGATCAATTATATTGCTACATGCTTTATTTGTTTGAAGAATTCTCCCCATATCCAAgccattaattatttgaagatCCACTAAATTTTGCATGTCTGTGTAAGGTCTTTGATTCTTTGCTATGGTATATGCTGTCCTGAATAttctttttgtattttcaatgtCAATATATGAAGTTTTTAATACTTGAGTTGGCATAATTTCcaacttttgtttttcaattatacgTTCAGCGTGTAAATGGCTTTGAGAAgatttatgttttgaaattttttttcttaaatttgttTGCTGTTTCTTAAAATCATCTCCAACTTTACATATTTCTCCATTCATCCATTCTTGTGAACCATGAGTGCCTTGgtgttttgttaaattaaaattggccTTAGAACATATTTTgcaaccaattttttttttattgaaaaaaatccatGAATATTCTTCTGTAAAATACTTCACTTGTTTATCGTCCCAACAATCTGGTGATTCTGTATTTGGTAAAAAGACTTCATTTTCTGATGCTTTAGTTTCCACTTTCTGCAGTAATATTgccctaaaaattatatatagacatatagttatatattttaatataagtatacaataatacattttatcaaacaagCCAATTATTTAGTTTGATCTATAAAagcatatattttcaaaaaacattgcctagtataaaatatattctgcaTGCAATTAAAAGCTGAGAAAATGTGAACTTATTTTCACaagaataatgtaaaatgaatGGAATTCATACACAAGctcttaataaatttaattaaaaatttaaaaatgtatataaatccaaaagcaaaattataactattggctataaatgttcaatagtattattattatattgtatactactaaaagctaattaaataagtaggcAGAATagtgtaaaatgtttaatgattacaatatacatgcttttaataattacccaCTGTTTAATAGTTAATCAATTGCAGATtaactattatgaaaaataattttaagattgttATGAAGACTTAATTgtgaaaatttcttttttaaacacTGTATGTGGCAAGTTATAGCATAACAATCTCTTATATAGAACACGGACTGTGTTATGGTTGTAGAATCAGTTTTGCTGTtcgaaataattaaacactaattagtaattacacaCTTGTAAAATTTAACTCTAATTATACACCTGtctttagattaaattaaataaataaaattattattattaatttaatccaaataccaacacaataaaatatctacataTGATTGATatgagaaataatttattttataacataaattattacattaaaatatttgatattacttACCAGTGGCAGTGTAATATTCATTGACACACTTTCAATATTCATTTGGGTATTCACAGAGGTCTCCTATAAAACAAGAACACCAAACAAGTCTATACTATCAAGTTGataattgtgttataataaatcaattactaaatataataaaaatgcaacaggtacaaaataataagattatactcaaataataaaggttaaaaactataaatcatTTGCTCATACCTCATTGTTATTGGttggttttaatttctttttgaaGTAAGAAAGTACAGTACATTTTCTTTTAGATtccatttttcaatttctggTAATCTGATATGAATTTTTTgatgacaaattaaaatttttaaatgacacaGGTTATacgttatacctaattattataattcttaaaatagaCTTTCCTAATAATTATgagttaataaacaatttaaggtTTTTCAATGTTCACACTAAAATCTTgagtaataaatgtaaaaatgtagaatgacagttgattttttcaacaacCGTCAATCAACGACGTCATAGATAATAGAAGAATTCTATTATcttctattatagtattatctattatctatgaaCGTTGTTTTCACAAGCCCATGAACcatggtattaataattatactttggtAATTGGAGATAAGACGAGTTATCACATcatctattatattacgtatatcgtcatttatattatgatttacgatttataaaaatttaattcataaaatgtatctatgGCATAATCACAGATATATGCTTATAGCTTATATTTATGTggacataatacaatttattagcaatttaacaatcaattttttttttcattttcgattcaaatgtataaatattatggctatagattatagcctataggtatattttgcaTCAGAAAAACTGATGATTTACAAATTCTCTATAGTAAATGTTGCGTTCCCAGCGTTCCGTTTCAAATAAATAGAAGGGGtacgctaaaaaaaaattaaaaagaaggGGGACTCCGTCCCCCCGCGTCCCCCCCCAAATCAAGTACTGCTTATAAGATAGTAATTGAAACGATCACCGATGACCAAGATGAACTAAATGggttataggtaataggtaaataatttaatatttgttaatgatgttatttttttttattattattattttatgtcttataaattattaataaaaacaaacaaggttacacattatattttaacaaaactgagttgaataaaatatttttaagaaatttgttCGCCCTAACTAGGTAGGTAGTGTGAAACACTATGCACCTGTACGTTTGTACCTTagattatgtacctataaaaccAGATTCCATTTATCATGTACACACTGTAATGTGGTACATACCTATAAACACCTATAagcttatttatttcaaaatttaattaaaaatcattttaattgtgtCAAAAACTAGAAATGAGTGATTGAAGTAAAACCTATTCCTATCTGTGGATGTAGATGCCTATTAATATTGGCTAGGAAGTAGGAGTGTTTTACTTGATAATTAGAAGAAGAAAGTAGTACCTATTATGAAGTATTAACTGTTGTTAACTTGCTGTTTgtgaattttcattattttctatcagtatatttttattgaaaatatttattacaggaTACAGTTTTTCACGGAGTTCATAAAGATGATTTGAAGATAGCATTGAAATTTAACTGTGATTATAGAAGATATGCAAGAAAACGAGATGGAGGGATATATGAAAACTCTCAACAtcctatgttttataaaacattttcagatttattaaacaacacaACACATGCTATTACTGACATAAATGTCttagttgtaaaaatattgacagaTGCACCAAAAACACAATGtgattattatgttcaatatattgttaaattttgatttatttctttaattaaaaagcaagattttaattcataaatttaattttaattaattattaactaccattaaaataacaatatcctgttttttatatttaaaaaaaaaaattaacatagataataggataataggtatactaagATAATTAGGTCAACctaatttaatgcaaagtaaAGTTTTCTAATAAGTAccagaaataaaaacattttgcctattgtacttaatatattatacattaatttatacttatacatcaTAATGATTGTGTTTAATCAATGGACGttggttaaataaaatatattttctgtaaatttttttaagcttaatttcatttcactattttataagactgttaactattttatgattatttaaaaaggttgataactatgtattattacacaacttcctttcattttcattttcattaaattattatgtttttcatacatttgatgttattttaacttatgatTTTGTgagtataattgttttgtaattttattttattatttatttcatcatttaCATACCatgaatattcatttttagattatcCATTGATGTAGTTGGACAAAAtgactaataaaatgtttaatcacACATcaaattgtatgatataattgcattattataattgattgacCATTTgaccatattatacttattgtcctcatttataaaataaaaaattaactagaaTTTTGGTCAAAGCCCATTTGGCTCCTGTTTTaacaaaaagataaattttcaaacgactggttttttacaatacaaattcATCTTCTTTTCATACAAACTTTAAACTGTCTTAAAAGAGGTGTGGTAAACATGATGTGTTGGTGTTaactaagtaaattataaatattatatagaaaaattagcgtgatttttttaaataaaataatatattaattttagtgttaaaaaaatgcatgttcAGTAGAAAAGAAATCATACattgtgtaaattttttaggcataagttttttgtataatcCATACATGTTATTTAACTCTAAGAAAATTCATCAATGATGTTCCTAATGAACTcttgctttttaaaaaatttaggtGCATTGACATGACTgagctataatttaatttttttctatgggAGTCgtttaagaattaatttgtTCATTAAATCTTTATTGATGGGAGCCATTTGGGATCcgccaataattttatttttctagcaaatttaatgaaatttacaataaaggGTAATCTAAGTcagtaattgaaaaattattaaaatgtctcCCAAATGTaatcatgtaaatatttttgatagtcATAAACCCATAATAAGTAGCACcgttgattaaaaatgtacaaaactacatgtataattaatcaatgGTAGCACTTTAATCAAAACAACCActcttattattttctattatacatattatatccttCACACCTAGGTATTTAACGCTGTGTCACTGCATTTACCTTTTAATCATAGAATGTGaaggaatttatttttaatattgtttgtatgaaaaaataaaacttagatacccataatattttggttatatCAATCAAcacaagatatttaaaaaaattacagttttaaattatcattcaactattttatattttataaataatgtgatctttaatattaattctatgTATTAAAGCatttgtagatattttaaatttatgttgtgCGTCAACAGTGGTCAGTGAGGTATAGTTTAGCCGCTTAGGGGATTTCTGATTACACCTAATGAACACATcagaaattgttttcaataagatattgtttttttgtaagtGTCCTCAAAATAGTTAATCATTGGtgataacatattttcattttccacataataatttgattcaactaaatcatcaaaatattttatagttttatttattggaaCAAAAGCAAGTGCACAAAGATGTCGAATTTGTAATGAAAATTCTGCATCTTCAgcgtacatattttgtaatccattttcttgtattttatGCCATAGACAttgttgaaaatgaaaaaaacatccTTTTATTTCCGAATTGGGAAATACGTCTGTAAATGCTAATATAAATGGTTGTTCGAAATCAATCATAATAGTGCTTGGATTTAAATCCGGttcaaatctttttaaaacatttaaaatttctatatacGATTGTTTTGTACGATTAGTcattaatatgtaaacaacTGCATAAGTTATTTGGTTATAACAGACGTGTATGGTATATAATTgtgaaaacaattttggaACTGTCCGAAATGTCCCATCTGCCATCCGaatattacagtttttaagtatttttaaattattaatcgtcgaaaaaatcaaaattcttttttcgtttttattgtcataaagtaaaaattgtttattattaactaattggTATTCAAGAGGTTCCTATATTTAAATCGTTAACTGTTAATGGATTTTGAGGACAAACTTGATCTTTGCAGGACCTTACTCTACGGATGGTTCGAGAAATCAGTGATTGACTTGGTAATTGA from Aphis gossypii isolate Hap1 chromosome 1, ASM2018417v2, whole genome shotgun sequence includes these protein-coding regions:
- the LOC126549221 gene encoding uncharacterized protein LOC126549221; its protein translation is MDDSNSMLAFVLNHLPDYWDPVPSYTCSNMVFSLSPSRNADEYYFVESMFYGAHVSRISRVQNPFTYGRFMLRREMIQSTYEDTVFHGVHKDDLKIALKFNCDYRRYARKRDGGIYENSQHPMFYKTFSDLLNNTTHAITDINVLVVKILTDAPKTQCDYYVQYIVKF